The DNA window CAAAACAAAATTCGCTTGCGAGGTCAAGGGTTTTGATCCATTGCAACATTTCGATAAGAAAGAAGCAAAGAAAATGGATCGAAATACTCAATTAGGACTTGTTGCTGCAAGAGAAGCTGTAGAACATTCCAGAATTATCGAAGACTCTGTCGATAAAAACAGAGTTGGTGTAATCTGGGGTTCCGGGATCGGAGGTTTAGAAACTTTTGAAACAGAAGTTCTAGGATGGGCAAATACGGATATTCCAAGATTTAACCCATTCTTTATTCCTAAAATGATCGCGGATATTACGCCAGGACACATCTCAATCGAGTATGGTTTCCATGGTCCTAATTATACTACGGTATCTGCTTGTGCTTCTTCTGCAAATGCACTAATTGATGCTAAAATGCTTATCCAACTTGGAAAAGCTGACGTTATTGTATGTGGTGGCTCTGAAGCTGCTGTTACAGCAAGTGGTGTTGGTGGATTTAATGCTATGATGGCACTTTCTACAAGAAATGATGATCCAAAAACAGCTTCAAGACCTTTTGATAAAGACCGAGATGGTTTTGTATTGGGAGAAGGAGCGGGAACTATTATCCTTGAAGAATATGAGCATGCAGTAAAACGTGGCGCAACAATTTATGCAGAATTAAAAGGTGGAGGTCTTAGTGCAGATGCACATCATATGACTGCACCTCATCCTGAAGGTTTGGGAGCTTATCTGGTAATGAGAAATTGTCTGGAAGATGCAGGGTTAACTGCTGATGAAGTAGATCACATCAATATGCATGGTACATCTACTCCATTAGGAGACATTGCAGAATCTAATGCAATTTCAAAATTATTAGGCGAGCACGCTTACGACATTCAGATTAATTCTACAAAATCAATGACAGGACATCTTTTAGGTGCTGCCGGAGTTATTGAGGCTATTGCTGCTTTGGGAACAATTATTCATGGTATTGTTCCTCCTACCATTAATCATTTTACTGATGATGAAAATATTGACAGCAGACTTAATTTTACATTTAATGACGCTGTGAAAAAAGATGTAAAAGTAGCCATGAGCAATACTTTTGGATTTGGCGGGCATAATGCCTGTGTTCTGTTTACGAAAATCTAAATTTACTGAATGGAGTTACAGAAATACTTTTCTAAATTCCTTCTCAAAAAAAGAAAAAGAAAATTAACGGAGAGAGATTACTTTCTTAGTACCGAGCTCAGTAAAGTGCTTGGTTCTGAGATACAAAATGTTGCTCTTTACCGGGAAGCTTTTTCTTTAAAAAGTTCTTCTAAAAATCAAGACAGTAATTACGAAAGGCTTGAATTTTTAGGAGATTCTGTTTTGGGTACAATTATTTCTTGTCATTTGTTTCAGACTTATCCTCAGGCTAATGAAGGATATTTAACGCAAATGAAATCTAAGATTGTTAATAGGAAAAATCTTAATAAATTAGGAGAAGATTTAAAGCTGACGGATCTTTTAGTAAAACAAAATTCTGTAGCTTTAGGTGAAAATATCTCCGGAAATTTATTCGAGGCATTAATCGGTGCTGTTTATTTAGACTTCCAATATGACACTTGTAAAAAGATTATTTTGGAACGACTACTAACGCCATCCGAGATCAATAAGCTCGAAAATAAAATTGTGAGCTATAAAGGCCTTCTCCTGGAATGGAGTCAAAAGAAAAAAGTACATATAAAATATGAGACCTGTGAGGAAATTCAGGTCAATAAAGCAATTGTGTTTCGTTGCCATGTTTGGCTAGGCGATGAGAAGATTGCCAATGCTACGGAAACTTCCAAAAAGAAGGCAGAAGAAAAAGCTGCACAAAGGGCATTTTATATTTTAAACAAAAAAGAAAACATACTTGGAAATTCAAAAACTTTATGATATAGACGATATAGAATTTGAAGATATTGCCATAGGATTGGTAAGATTAGCAAAAAATGTATTCGATCATGAGTTTTTTTTCAAAATAAATCAAAGTAATGATCTCAAATTTTCAAGGATAGACGATCTTGTCTTTCACGGATCTTATTATGATTATTATTTTTCAAGATTTGAGGCTTATCACAAGTTTACAAAGACCTGCTTTACTTTTATTTCCAATAAATCTTCAGAAAGTAAGCAAAAGAAAATACAGACAGAGCTCTTCGCAGAAGAAGAGAATATTAAATTTTTATTAAATAATCAGGTAGATGTAGAATATATTCTTCATAGTTCGGAACAGTTTCCTGATTTTTCCGTAATTTTGCTCCCTGAAAATCTTGTGTTTCCAATTCAAGATTATACATTAAGTTCTGATGAGGAACTTTATCAAATTATCCAGTATTATGAATAAGTATTTAAAGAAGACAAAAATTATCGCAACGCTTGGCCCTGCATCATCATCTAAAGAAGTCATGTTAGGACTTATGAAAGCAGGTGTAGACGTTTTTAGAATAAATTTTTCACATGCAGATTATGACTTAGTTCGATCCAATATTGATATCATTAGAGAACTCAATAAGGAACATGGATATTCTGTAAGTATTTTAGGAGACTTACAAGGTCCTAAATTACGTGTAGGAGTTGTAAAAGAGGGATCATATCTTAATCCTGGAGACATCTTAACTTTCACTAATGAAAAAATTGAGGGTGATTCTACAAAAGTTTATATGACTTATCAGCAATTTCCTCAGGACGTAAATGTAGGGGAAAGAATCCTTATTGATGATGGAAAATTAGTTTTAGAAGTTATAGAAACCAATGCTGTAGATACCGTAAAGGCTAAAACAATTCAAGGGGGACCTCTAAGTTCTAAGAAAGGGGTAAACTTACCTAATACCAATGTTT is part of the Chryseobacterium paludis genome and encodes:
- the fabF gene encoding beta-ketoacyl-ACP synthase II; translated protein: MELKRVVVTGFGAITPIGNNAKEYWENLVKGESGAAPITLFDATNFKTKFACEVKGFDPLQHFDKKEAKKMDRNTQLGLVAAREAVEHSRIIEDSVDKNRVGVIWGSGIGGLETFETEVLGWANTDIPRFNPFFIPKMIADITPGHISIEYGFHGPNYTTVSACASSANALIDAKMLIQLGKADVIVCGGSEAAVTASGVGGFNAMMALSTRNDDPKTASRPFDKDRDGFVLGEGAGTIILEEYEHAVKRGATIYAELKGGGLSADAHHMTAPHPEGLGAYLVMRNCLEDAGLTADEVDHINMHGTSTPLGDIAESNAISKLLGEHAYDIQINSTKSMTGHLLGAAGVIEAIAALGTIIHGIVPPTINHFTDDENIDSRLNFTFNDAVKKDVKVAMSNTFGFGGHNACVLFTKI
- the rnc gene encoding ribonuclease III; the protein is MELQKYFSKFLLKKRKRKLTERDYFLSTELSKVLGSEIQNVALYREAFSLKSSSKNQDSNYERLEFLGDSVLGTIISCHLFQTYPQANEGYLTQMKSKIVNRKNLNKLGEDLKLTDLLVKQNSVALGENISGNLFEALIGAVYLDFQYDTCKKIILERLLTPSEINKLENKIVSYKGLLLEWSQKKKVHIKYETCEEIQVNKAIVFRCHVWLGDEKIANATETSKKKAEEKAAQRAFYILNKKENILGNSKTL
- a CDS encoding IPExxxVDY family protein: MEIQKLYDIDDIEFEDIAIGLVRLAKNVFDHEFFFKINQSNDLKFSRIDDLVFHGSYYDYYFSRFEAYHKFTKTCFTFISNKSSESKQKKIQTELFAEEENIKFLLNNQVDVEYILHSSEQFPDFSVILLPENLVFPIQDYTLSSDEELYQIIQYYE